A single window of Schistosoma mansoni strain Puerto Rico chromosome 7, complete genome DNA harbors:
- a CDS encoding putative vesicular amine transporter: MDSENRVILNVGGIRHETYKATLKKIPATRLSKLTEALANYDPVLNEYFYDRHPGVFSQILNYYRTGKLHYPVDVCGPLFEEELEFWGLDANQVEVRFFLFFVCCYVN, encoded by the coding sequence ATGGATTCAGAAAATCGTGTTATCTTAAATGTTGGCGGAATTCGTCATGAAACTTATAAAGCTACATTGAAAAAGATCCCAGCAACTCGTTTATCAAAATTAACTGAAGCATTAGCCAATTATGATCCTGtcttaaatgaatatttttatgaTCGTCATCCTGGGGTATTTTcacaaatattaaattattatcgTACTGGTAAATTACATTATCCTGTTGATGTATGTGGACCATTATTTGAAGAAGAATTAGAATTTTGGGGTTTAGATGCTAATCAGGTAGAAGTccggttttttttgttttttgtttgttgctATGTAAACTGA